A region from the Riemerella anatipestifer genome encodes:
- a CDS encoding Vitellogenin II precursor: MKKIDYNFLKRKWAVRLALATSVSFLLTSCGAQMGGYTETDGVYYDPSKDVIPEGVVVNDRNNVGDYYDYSNDYRVVENSRQLQQNQNNKYQEWTDTPVQSDSDWGAFAGVERRYTGWGWNTPFWGTGFGWDPYWGGFGGWNSWNMGFGWSSGWGWNMGFGMGWGSGWNRWGWGNPYWGGRFGWNPYWGTGWGNPYWGGYGVWGNPYWGVAPRQYNYRRSGVDSITRYNNGGFNNPIYRNPNSNSNSGRNFGGFRDSGFGRGDNRINRNNSNNGYSMPQTRTLRRSEPNYNYQDRGMTPRTQSIPRNDGFRNNSGWGGGSNRSGGFGSGSSGGGMRSGGGFRTGGFR, encoded by the coding sequence ATGAAAAAAATAGATTATAATTTCTTAAAAAGAAAATGGGCTGTTAGACTAGCATTAGCCACTTCTGTTAGTTTTTTGTTGACCTCTTGTGGAGCACAAATGGGAGGCTATACAGAGACTGATGGTGTTTACTATGATCCAAGTAAAGATGTAATTCCGGAAGGGGTAGTTGTGAATGACCGTAATAATGTAGGAGATTACTACGACTATAGTAATGATTATAGAGTGGTAGAAAACTCTAGACAATTACAGCAAAATCAAAATAACAAATATCAAGAATGGACGGATACTCCTGTACAATCCGATTCAGATTGGGGTGCCTTTGCAGGAGTTGAAAGACGCTATACTGGCTGGGGCTGGAATACACCTTTCTGGGGAACAGGCTTTGGCTGGGATCCTTATTGGGGAGGTTTTGGCGGCTGGAATAGCTGGAATATGGGCTTTGGTTGGAGTTCAGGCTGGGGTTGGAATATGGGCTTCGGCATGGGCTGGGGGTCAGGCTGGAACAGATGGGGTTGGGGAAATCCTTATTGGGGTGGAAGATTTGGTTGGAACCCTTACTGGGGAACAGGCTGGGGCAACCCATATTGGGGTGGTTATGGTGTATGGGGAAATCCTTATTGGGGAGTAGCGCCTCGTCAGTACAACTATAGAAGAAGTGGTGTAGACAGTATTACTAGATATAATAACGGAGGGTTTAATAACCCAATTTATAGAAATCCAAATAGTAATAGTAATTCAGGAAGAAACTTTGGCGGATTTAGAGACTCAGGCTTTGGAAGAGGAGACAATAGGATTAACCGTAATAACAGTAATAATGGCTACTCAATGCCTCAAACAAGAACATTAAGAAGATCTGAGCCGAACTATAATTATCAGGATAGAGGAATGACACCTCGTACACAATCTATACCAAGAAACGATGGATTTAGAAACAATTCTGGCTGGGGCGGAGGTTCCAATAGAAGTGGCGGCTTTGGTTCTGGTAGCTCAGGAGGTGGTATGAGATCAGGGGGAGGTTTTAGAACAGGTGGTTTTAGATAG
- the proS gene encoding proline--tRNA ligase — MAKLTSRSEDYSKWYNELVVKADLAENSGVRGCMVIKPYGYAIWEKMRDELDKKFKETGHENAYFPIFVPKSLFEAEEKNAEGFAKECAVVTHYRLKTDPENPQKLMVDPEAKLEEELIVRPTSEAIIWNTYKNWVQSYRDLPILINQWANVVRWEMRTRLFLRTAEFLWQEGHTAHATKEEAIAETEQMLNIYADFAENFMAVPVVRGIKSPSERFAGAEETYCIEALMQDGKALQAGTSHFLGQNFAKAFDVKFTNKEGKIEYAWATSWGVSTRLMGALIMSHSDDNGLVLPPSLAPIQVVIVPIFKGEEQLKQIDEVAYELQSKLKALGISVKYDNRDTQKPGWKFAEYEMKGVPVRIAIGARDLENKTVEIARRDTLSKEVKPLDNIEIYIQELLEEIQKAIYNKALKFRDENITKVDSYEEFKEVLETKGGFILAHWDGTEEEEERIKEETKATIRCIPLEGEKEEGVSMISGKPSKQRVLFAKAY, encoded by the coding sequence ATGGCAAAATTAACATCAAGAAGCGAGGATTATAGCAAATGGTATAATGAGTTGGTAGTGAAGGCTGATTTAGCCGAAAACTCAGGTGTAAGAGGCTGTATGGTAATTAAACCCTATGGCTATGCTATTTGGGAAAAAATGCGTGACGAACTAGATAAAAAATTTAAAGAAACTGGTCACGAAAATGCTTACTTCCCTATTTTTGTTCCTAAAAGTCTTTTTGAAGCGGAGGAAAAAAATGCAGAAGGTTTTGCCAAAGAATGTGCTGTAGTAACCCACTACCGTCTAAAAACAGACCCTGAAAATCCACAAAAACTTATGGTAGATCCTGAGGCTAAACTAGAGGAAGAACTTATTGTAAGACCTACTTCTGAGGCTATTATTTGGAATACTTATAAAAACTGGGTACAATCTTACAGAGATTTACCTATCCTAATTAACCAATGGGCTAATGTGGTAAGATGGGAGATGAGAACAAGGCTTTTCCTAAGAACTGCCGAATTTTTATGGCAAGAAGGTCACACCGCCCACGCTACAAAAGAAGAAGCTATTGCAGAAACAGAGCAAATGCTAAATATTTATGCTGATTTTGCTGAAAATTTTATGGCTGTACCTGTAGTAAGAGGAATAAAATCGCCTAGTGAAAGATTTGCAGGAGCAGAAGAGACTTACTGCATCGAAGCTCTTATGCAAGACGGAAAAGCTTTACAAGCAGGAACTTCTCACTTTTTGGGTCAAAACTTTGCTAAAGCATTTGATGTTAAATTCACTAATAAGGAAGGCAAAATAGAGTATGCTTGGGCAACTTCTTGGGGCGTTTCAACAAGGCTTATGGGTGCTTTAATCATGTCTCACTCTGATGACAACGGTCTAGTACTTCCACCATCTTTAGCACCTATACAAGTAGTTATTGTACCTATATTTAAAGGCGAAGAACAGCTTAAACAAATAGATGAAGTAGCCTACGAACTACAATCTAAACTAAAAGCCTTAGGCATTTCTGTAAAATATGATAATAGAGACACCCAAAAGCCAGGTTGGAAGTTCGCAGAATATGAGATGAAAGGTGTCCCTGTAAGAATAGCAATAGGAGCAAGAGATTTAGAAAATAAAACAGTAGAAATAGCTAGAAGAGATACCCTTTCTAAAGAAGTTAAACCTTTAGATAATATAGAAATTTATATCCAAGAACTTTTAGAAGAAATCCAAAAGGCCATTTATAACAAGGCTCTTAAATTTAGAGACGAAAACATCACTAAAGTTGATTCTTACGAAGAATTTAAAGAAGTTTTAGAAACCAAAGGAGGCTTTATTTTAGCACACTGGGACGGAACGGAAGAAGAAGAAGAAAGAATAAAAGAAGAAACTAAAGCTACTATCCGTTGCATTCCTCTAGAGGGAGAAAAAGAAGAGGGCGTTTCTATGATTTCAGGAAAACCATCTAAACAAAGAGTGCTTTTTGCTAAAGCCTACTAA
- a CDS encoding DUF937 domain-containing protein translates to MSINIIELIKGQFGHGVTSQLASQLGEKEEAVSKATNALIPAVLGGIVSQSDKSSLLQEITQLADTNTLSKLSQESSFANELLSKLLTMVFGDKIKSITSGISSFAGIKESSADALLGFTSLTSLATIGRYAKDQNLDSNGLETLLNKEKTNISNLVPVGFSLGAIGLGNLENKTEEAKATLTENIQDKVSDIKDGFSEKLDESKEKLAQFKDNASEKLSETSDSIKKGFSDFKESASNKLDNLKEKVEEKTGEDVKEVSVWKWLLPLILLLLMGWFVWKQINKNNQEETPREIPVEKIDSINQANAQQNIDSVNSK, encoded by the coding sequence ATGTCAATCAACATTATAGAGCTCATTAAAGGGCAATTCGGACACGGTGTCACTAGCCAACTTGCCTCTCAATTAGGCGAAAAAGAAGAAGCTGTTTCTAAAGCCACCAATGCACTTATCCCAGCTGTATTAGGTGGGATTGTATCTCAGTCCGACAAATCATCTCTTTTACAAGAAATTACACAATTAGCAGATACTAACACTTTATCTAAACTAAGCCAAGAAAGTTCTTTTGCCAACGAACTACTTAGCAAATTACTAACCATGGTTTTTGGGGATAAAATAAAAAGTATCACTTCTGGGATTTCCTCTTTTGCAGGGATTAAAGAATCTTCTGCCGATGCTCTTTTAGGATTTACCTCACTAACTTCTTTAGCAACCATAGGAAGATATGCAAAAGACCAAAATTTAGACAGTAATGGACTTGAAACTCTTTTAAATAAAGAGAAAACTAATATATCTAATCTTGTTCCTGTAGGTTTCTCATTAGGTGCTATAGGACTTGGAAATCTAGAAAACAAAACAGAAGAGGCTAAAGCTACCTTAACTGAAAATATTCAAGATAAAGTTTCGGACATTAAAGATGGATTTTCTGAAAAGTTAGATGAGTCTAAAGAAAAACTTGCACAGTTTAAAGACAATGCTTCCGAAAAGTTATCTGAAACTTCGGATTCAATTAAAAAAGGTTTTTCTGATTTCAAAGAAAGTGCTTCTAACAAGTTGGATAACTTAAAAGAAAAGGTAGAAGAAAAAACAGGCGAAGACGTTAAAGAAGTTTCTGTATGGAAATGGCTTCTCCCGCTAATCCTTCTTCTGCTTATGGGCTGGTTTGTTTGGAAACAAATTAACAAAAACAACCAAGAAGAAACTCCTAGAGAAATCCCAGTTGAAAAAATAGATTCTATAAATCAAGCTAACGCTCAACAAAATATAGATTCTGTAAACTCAAAATAA
- a CDS encoding TlpA family protein disulfide reductase: MSKEIKLIVLGLLVLVWSNSFAQNEYYRVNGKHPIDKSQYSKLKELYLKEGKIEEFLLKTETKKDSVINYIKIDIVSTNPDGIDPYGETKKFIGKKFPIEKFKDENSEFFLKENLIGKPTLINFWFTRCPPCIEEIPALRKIKEKFGDRVNFISITFENQKSVDNFIKKYNYDYKHIPNSKSQIDDLGISAYPTNMILDKNGIIKIVSGEITEYEAKEIETILNILL, encoded by the coding sequence ATGAGTAAAGAAATAAAATTGATAGTTTTAGGTTTACTAGTTTTAGTATGGAGCAATTCTTTTGCACAAAATGAATATTATAGGGTAAATGGAAAACATCCTATAGATAAATCTCAATATTCTAAACTGAAAGAACTTTACTTAAAAGAAGGGAAAATTGAAGAGTTTTTGCTAAAAACAGAAACAAAAAAGGATTCCGTAATTAACTACATTAAGATAGATATTGTGAGCACAAATCCTGACGGAATAGATCCCTATGGTGAAACGAAGAAATTTATTGGGAAAAAATTTCCAATAGAAAAATTTAAGGATGAAAATTCAGAATTCTTTTTAAAGGAAAATCTTATTGGAAAGCCTACATTGATTAATTTTTGGTTTACTAGATGTCCTCCCTGCATTGAAGAAATTCCAGCCTTACGAAAGATTAAAGAAAAATTTGGCGATAGGGTTAATTTCATAAGTATAACGTTTGAAAATCAAAAATCAGTCGATAATTTTATTAAAAAATATAATTATGATTACAAACATATTCCAAATTCTAAAAGCCAAATTGATGATTTAGGAATTAGTGCTTATCCTACCAACATGATTTTGGATAAAAATGGAATTATTAAAATTGTAAGTGGGGAAATAACTGAATATGAAGCTAAAGAAATAGAAACAATTCTAAATATATTACTCTAG
- the rpe gene encoding ribulose-phosphate 3-epimerase produces the protein MKTRLIAPSLLSADFGNLQRDIEMLNRSQADWFHVDVMDGRFVPNISFGFPIMKTIKEHAKKFVDVHLMIVEPEKYVEEFIDSGADLVSVHYEACTHLHRTIKLIQSKGAKAGVVLNPSTPVSVLEDIIGEVDLVLLMSVNPGFGGQKFIENTYKKIKQTKDLILDQNATALIQIDGGVNTDNASKLFEAGADVLVAGNAVFSAENPESIIELLKS, from the coding sequence ATGAAAACAAGACTAATTGCCCCATCTTTACTTTCCGCTGACTTTGGTAATCTCCAAAGAGATATAGAAATGCTTAACCGTAGCCAAGCCGATTGGTTTCATGTAGATGTGATGGATGGTAGGTTTGTGCCTAATATATCTTTCGGTTTCCCTATAATGAAAACGATAAAGGAGCACGCTAAAAAGTTTGTAGATGTGCATCTTATGATTGTAGAGCCAGAGAAATATGTGGAAGAATTTATTGATAGCGGAGCTGATTTGGTTTCGGTGCATTATGAGGCGTGTACTCATTTACATCGAACAATTAAACTAATACAAAGTAAGGGAGCTAAAGCAGGAGTAGTGCTTAATCCATCTACACCTGTAAGCGTATTAGAGGATATTATAGGGGAGGTAGATTTAGTATTGTTGATGAGTGTTAATCCAGGGTTCGGTGGACAGAAATTTATAGAAAACACCTACAAAAAAATAAAGCAAACTAAAGATTTAATTTTAGACCAAAATGCTACAGCTTTAATCCAAATAGATGGCGGAGTAAATACAGACAATGCTTCTAAGCTGTTTGAGGCAGGCGCTGATGTTCTTGTTGCAGGAAATGCAGTCTTCTCGGCGGAAAATCCAGAAAGTATAATAGAACTTCTTAAAAGTTAA